From Vigna unguiculata cultivar IT97K-499-35 chromosome 5, ASM411807v1, whole genome shotgun sequence, the proteins below share one genomic window:
- the LOC114183015 gene encoding proteasome subunit alpha type-4-like: MSRRYDSRTTIFSPEGRLYQVEYAMEAIGNAGTAIGILSKDGVVLVGEKKVTSKLLQTSTSTEKMYKIDDHVACAVAGIMSDANILINTARVQAQRYAYAYQEPMPVEQLVQSLCDTKQGYTQFGGLRPFGVSFLFAGWDKNFGFQLYTSDPSGNYGGWKAAAIGANNQAAQSILKQDYKDDITREEAVQLALKVLSKTMDSTSLTSEKLELAEVLLSPSGKVKYQVCSPENLTKLLVKFGVTQPATETA, translated from the coding sequence ATGTCTCGAAGATATGATAGTCGTACAACAATCTTCTCCCCGGAAGGACGACTTTACCAGGTAGAGTATGCAATGGAGGCAATTGGGAATGCTGGTACAGCAATAGGAATATTGTCAAAAGATGGGGTTGTTCTGGTTGGCGAAAAGAAAGTCACATCCAAGCTGCTGCAAACCTCAACTTCCACTGAGAAAATGTACAAGATTGATGATCACGTTGCATGTGCCGTTGCTGGAATTATGTCTGATGCCAACATCCTAATCAATACTGCTAGGGTCCAGGCACAACGTTATGCATACGCTTACCAAGAGCCGATGCCTGTTGAGCAGCTGGTTCAATCTCTCTGTGATACCAAGCAAGGTTACACACAATTCGGTGGTCTTCGACCATTTGGAGTATCATTCCTCTTTGCAGGTTGGGACAAGAATTTTGGCTTTCAGCTTTACACTAGTGATCCCAGTGGAAATTATGGTGGTTGGAAAGCTGCAGCTATTGGTGCCAACAACCAGGCTGCCCAGTCAATTCTGAAACAGGACTACAAGGATGATATCACAAGGGAAGAAGCAGTTCAACTTGCACTGAAGGTACTGAGTAAAACTATGGACAGCACAAGTCTTACCTCTGAAAAGCTTGAACTTGCAGAGGTTTTACTCTCACCCTCTGGAAAAGTCAAGTATCAAGTTTGCTCCCCTGAAAACCTAACTAAGCTGTTGGTGAAGTTTGGGGTGACCCAACCAGCAACAGAAACTGCTTAG
- the LOC114183018 gene encoding uncharacterized protein LOC114183018 translates to MKQVVGMVVSNKMQKSVVVAVDRLFYHKVYDRYVKRTSKFMAHDENDLCNIGDKVRLNPSRPLSKHKHWIVAEILKKARIYVPPSTSMSKNVSSSSEAPAS, encoded by the exons ATGAAGCAGGTAGTAGGAATGGTAGTTTCCAATAAGATGCAGAAATCTGTTGTGGTGGCAGTGGATAGACTATTCTACCACAAGGTGTACGACCGTTATGTCAAGCGCACCTCCAAATTCATGGCTCATGATGAGAACGACCTCTGCAACATTGGTGACAAA GTTCGACTAAATCCTTCTAGGCCATTGAGCAAGCATAAACATTGGATTGTTGCTGAAATTCTTAAGAAGGCACGGATTTATGTTCCACCCTCCACCTCAATGTCTAAAAATGTCAGCTCCAGCTCTGAAGCACCTGCTTCATAA
- the LOC114183014 gene encoding protein trichome birefringence-like 34 isoform X1 — translation MKMAKTHQIVVEGSLWGIRNTFYSSLVILAALIVATTIYLRKDRGHLFREISVPSDSSTSQCNLFSGKWVFDNESYPLYKEKQCSFMSEEVACETFGRKDLSYQNWRWQPHHCDLPRFNATALLERLRNKRLVFVGDSLIRGQWVSMVCLVDSILPKTLKSMHSTANASLNIFRAKEYNASIEHYWSPLLVESNSDDPVNHRVVERTVRVKAIEKHAKYWTDADFLVFNTYLWWRRPVMNVLWGSFGDPDGIYKKVKMLRVYEMALRTWSDWLEVHVNRNKTRLFFVSMSPIHKRAEEWGEANGNNCYNETDMITEEGYWGQDSDLKMMHVVENVVDDLKARGLNVEMLNITQLSEYRKEGHPSIYRKQWYPLTKEQIANPKSYADCIHWCLPGVPDVWNELLYAYIFHQ, via the exons atgaaaatggCAAAGACACACCAAATAGTGGTTGAAGGGAGTTTATGGGGAATCAGAAACACCTTTTATTCTTCTCTGGTCATCTTAGCCGCCCTTATAGTTGCCACTACCATCTATCTTAGAAAGGATAGGGGACACTTGTTTAGAGAAATAAGTGTTCCTAGTGATTCTTCAACATCACAATGTAACTTGTTCTCTGGTAAGTGGGTTTTTGATAATGAATCTTATCCATTATACAAAGAGAAGCAGTGCAGCTTCATGTCAGAAGAAGTGGCTTGTGAGACGTTTGGAAGGAAAGACCTTAGTTACCAGAATTGGAGATGGCAACCTCACCACTGTGATCTTCCAAG GTTCAATGCCACAGCATTGCTTGAAAGACTAAGGAACAAGAGACTTGTGTTTGTGGGGGATTCACTCATCAGAGGCCAATGGGTTTCCATGGTTTGTCTTGTTGACTCTATACTTCCCAAAACCCTCAAATCCATGCATTCCACTGCTAATGCTTCACTCAACATTTTCAGGGCCAAA GAATACAATGCAAGTATTGAGCACTATTGGTCCCCATTACTTGTAGAATCAAACTCAGATGACCCAGTAAACCATAGGGTGGTAGAACGCACAGTGAGAGTGAAGGCAATAGAAAAACATGCGAAGTATTGGACTGATGCAGATTTTCTGGTATTCAACACATATCTGTGGTGGAGAAGGCCAGTCATGAATGTTCT GTGGGGGTCATTTGGAGACCCAGATGGTATATACAAAAAGGTTAAAATGTTGAGAGTGTATGAAATGGCCCTTAGGACCTGGTCTGATTGGTTGGAAGTGCATGTGAATCGTAACAAGACCCGGTTGTTTTTCGTTAGCATGTCACCCATTCATAAAAG ggCTGAGGAATGGGGAGAAGCTAATGGTAACAATTGTTACAACGAAACAGATATGATTACAGAAGAGGGGTATTGGGGGCAGGATTCTGATCTTAAAATGATGCATGTGGTGGAGAATGTGGTTGATGATTTGAAAGCAAGAGGTTTGAATGTTGAAATGCTTAACATCACACAGCTCTCAGAATACAGGAAAGAAGGACACCCATCTATCTACAGGAAGCAGTGGTATCCTCTAACCAAAGAGCAAATTGCAAACCCAAAAAGTTATGCAGATTGCATACATTGGTGCCTCCCTGGAGTTCCTGATGTGTGGAATGAACTCCTTTATGCCTATATTTTCCATCAATAA
- the LOC114183012 gene encoding receptor protein kinase-like protein ZAR1, whose amino-acid sequence MTVTLFIFLLFFFRPVVALSSDGIALLTLKSAVDASSAAAFSNWNDADATPCRWSGITCANISGQLEPRVVGIAISGRGLRGYLPSELGTLLYLRRLNLHTNALRGAIPEQLFNATALHSVFLHGNNLSGTLPASVCTLPRLENLDLSDNALSGAVPDTLRNCSQLQRLILARNKFSGVIPASPWPELKNLVQLDLSSNLLEGSIPDELGELKTLTGTLNLSFNHLSGKIPKSLGNLPVTVSFDLRNNDLNGEIPQTGSFSNQGPTAFLNNPNLCGFPLQKPCTGLAPSELGRGPSSRGPAAHRSGKGLSPGLIILISVADAAGVALIGLVVVYVYWKRKGKSNGCSCTLKRKFGGENEKASLCCWCNGMKSDDSEVEEVEKEEGEGGRGEGDLVAIDKGFNFELDELLRASAYVLGKSGLGIVYKVVLGNGVPVAVRRLGEGGEQRYKEFAAEVQAIGKVKHPNIVKLRAYYWAPDEKLLISDFISNGNLATALRGRNGQPPPNFSWSTRLRIIKGTGRGLAYLHECSPRKFVHGDIKPSNILLDTDFQPHISDFGLNRLISITGNNPSSGGFMGGALPYLKPSQTERTNNYKAPEARVPGCRPTQKWDVYSFGVVLLELLTGKSPDSSLAASTSMEVPDLVRWVRKGFEQESPLSEMVDPSMLHEVQAKKEVLAVFHVALQCTEGDPEIRPRMKTVSENLEKIGS is encoded by the exons ATGACCGTTACACTCTTCATCTTTCTCCTCTTCTTCTTTCGCCCCGTCGTTGCTCTCTCCTCTGACGGCATCGCGCTTCTCACGCTAAAATCAGCGGTGGACGCGTCCTCTGCAGCCGCCTTTTCCAACTGGAACGACGCCGATGCCACCCCTTGTCGGTGGTCCGGCATCACGTGCGCCAACATCTCCGGCCAGCTCGAGCCGCGCGTTGTCGGCATCGCGATCTCCGGCAGGGGCCTCCGTGGCTACCTCCCGTCGGAGCTCGGCACGCTGCTCTACCTCCGTCGCCTCAACCTCCACACCAACGCCCTCCGGGGCGCCATCCCGGAGCAGCTATTCAACGCCACCGCGCTCCACAGCGTCTTCCTCCACGGTAACAACCTCTCCGGCACCCTCCCTGCCTCCGTCTGCACCCTCCCTCGCCTCGAAAACCTCGACCTCTCCGATAACGCCCTCTCCGGCGCAGTGCCCGACACACTCCGAAATTGTTCCCAGCTCCAGCGACTAATTCTCGCCCGCAACAAATTCTCCGGCGTCATTCCGGCGAGTCCCTGGCCAGAGCTGAAAAACCTTGTCCAGCTCGACCTGTCATCGAACCTTCTGGAAGGTTCGATCCCGGACGAACTCGGGGAGCTTAAAACCCTAACTGGAACCTTAAACCTCTCGTTCAATCACTTATCTGGTAAAATTCCTAAATCTCTTGGGAATTTGCCTGTTACGGTGAGTTTCGATCTTCGGAACAATGATTTGAACGGTGAGATTCCCCAGACGGGGTCGTTTTCGAACCAGGGTCCCACTGCGTTTCTCAACAATCCGAACCTGTGTGGGTTTCCTTTGCAGAAACCGTGCACAGGTTTAGCGCCCAGCGAATTGGGGCGTGGTCCGAGTTCTCGTGGACCGGCGGCGCACCGATCTGGGAAGGGGCTGAGCCCCGGTTTGATTATTTTGATCTCGGTGGCGGACGCGGCCGGGGTGGCCTTGATCGGGCTTGTGGTGGTGTATGTTTATTGGAAGAGGAAGGGCAAGTCCAATGGGTGTAGTTGCACTTTGAAGAGGAAGTTTGGTGGGGAGAACGAGAAAGCTAGTTTGTGTTGTTGGTGTAATGGGATGAAGAGTGATGATTCTGAAGTGGAGGAGGTGGAGAAGGAAGAGGGGGAGGGTGGGAGAGGGGAAGGGGATTTGGTGGCCATTGATAAGGGTTTTAACTTTGAACTTGATGAGTTGTTGAGGGCTTCTGCATATGTGTTGGGGAAGAGTGGGTTAGGGATTGTGTATAAGGTTGTCCTGGGGAATGGGGTGCCTGTGGCTGTGAGGAGATTGGGGGAGGGTGGGGAACAGAGGTATAAGGAGTTTGCTGCTGAGGTTCAAGCCATTGGCAAAGTCAAGCATCCCAACATTGTGAAGTTGAGAGCATATTATTGGGCTCCTGATGAGAAGCTTTTGATCAGTGATTTCATCTCCAATGGCAATTTGGCCACTGCCCTTAGAG GAAGAAATGGTCAACCACCACCGAATTTCTCATGGTCAACCAGGCTAAGGATCATCAAAGGAACAGGCAGGGGATTGGCCTATCTCCATGAATGCAGTCCCAGAAAATTTGTTCATGGTGACATAAAACCCTCCAACATCCTCCTTGACACGGACTTTCAACCACACATTTCTGATTTTGGTCTTAACAGACTGATCAGCATCACAGGCAACAACCCATCCTCTGGTGGTTTTATGGGAGGAGCACTTCCTTACTTGAAGCCATCACAAACAGAGCGAACTAACAACTACAAAGCACCAGAAGCTCGGGTTCCCGGTTGCAGACCCACCCAGAAATGGGATGTATATTCATTTGGAGTTGTATTACTTGAATTGCTAACTGGAAAGTCCCCAGATTCTTCTCTGGCAGCATCAACTTCCATGGAAGTCCCTGATTTGGTGAGGTGGGTCAGGAAAGGGTTTGAACAAGAAAGTCCATTGTCTGAAATGGTCGATCCTTCAATGCTCCATGAAGTGCAAGCCAAGAAAGAAGTACTAGCCGTGTTTCATGTAGCACTGCAATGCACTGAGGGAGACCCTGAGATCAGGCCAAGGATGAAAACCGTCTCTGAAAATCTAGAAAAAATTGGATCATAA
- the LOC114183014 gene encoding protein trichome birefringence-like 34 isoform X3, translating to MNLIHYTKRSSAASCQKKWLVRRLEGKTLVTRIGDGNLTTVIFQALLERLRNKRLVFVGDSLIRGQWVSMVCLVDSILPKTLKSMHSTANASLNIFRAKEYNASIEHYWSPLLVESNSDDPVNHRVVERTVRVKAIEKHAKYWTDADFLVFNTYLWWRRPVMNVLWGSFGDPDGIYKKVKMLRVYEMALRTWSDWLEVHVNRNKTRLFFVSMSPIHKRAEEWGEANGNNCYNETDMITEEGYWGQDSDLKMMHVVENVVDDLKARGLNVEMLNITQLSEYRKEGHPSIYRKQWYPLTKEQIANPKSYADCIHWCLPGVPDVWNELLYAYIFHQ from the exons ATGAATCTTATCCATTATACAAAGAGAAGCAGTGCAGCTTCATGTCAGAAGAAGTGGCTTGTGAGACGTTTGGAAGGAAAGACCTTAGTTACCAGAATTGGAGATGGCAACCTCACCACTGTGATCTTCCAAG CATTGCTTGAAAGACTAAGGAACAAGAGACTTGTGTTTGTGGGGGATTCACTCATCAGAGGCCAATGGGTTTCCATGGTTTGTCTTGTTGACTCTATACTTCCCAAAACCCTCAAATCCATGCATTCCACTGCTAATGCTTCACTCAACATTTTCAGGGCCAAA GAATACAATGCAAGTATTGAGCACTATTGGTCCCCATTACTTGTAGAATCAAACTCAGATGACCCAGTAAACCATAGGGTGGTAGAACGCACAGTGAGAGTGAAGGCAATAGAAAAACATGCGAAGTATTGGACTGATGCAGATTTTCTGGTATTCAACACATATCTGTGGTGGAGAAGGCCAGTCATGAATGTTCT GTGGGGGTCATTTGGAGACCCAGATGGTATATACAAAAAGGTTAAAATGTTGAGAGTGTATGAAATGGCCCTTAGGACCTGGTCTGATTGGTTGGAAGTGCATGTGAATCGTAACAAGACCCGGTTGTTTTTCGTTAGCATGTCACCCATTCATAAAAG ggCTGAGGAATGGGGAGAAGCTAATGGTAACAATTGTTACAACGAAACAGATATGATTACAGAAGAGGGGTATTGGGGGCAGGATTCTGATCTTAAAATGATGCATGTGGTGGAGAATGTGGTTGATGATTTGAAAGCAAGAGGTTTGAATGTTGAAATGCTTAACATCACACAGCTCTCAGAATACAGGAAAGAAGGACACCCATCTATCTACAGGAAGCAGTGGTATCCTCTAACCAAAGAGCAAATTGCAAACCCAAAAAGTTATGCAGATTGCATACATTGGTGCCTCCCTGGAGTTCCTGATGTGTGGAATGAACTCCTTTATGCCTATATTTTCCATCAATAA
- the LOC114183014 gene encoding protein trichome birefringence-like 34 isoform X2: MKMAKTHQIVVEGSLWGIRNTFYSSLVILAALIVATTIYLRKDRGHLFREISVPSDSSTSQCNLFSGKWVFDNESYPLYKEKQCSFMSEEVACETFGRKDLSYQNWRWQPHHCDLPRFNATALLERLRNKRLVFVGDSLIRGQWVSMVCLVDSILPKTLKSMHSTANASLNIFRAKEYNASIEHYWSPLLVESNSDDPVNHRVVERTVRVKAIEKHAKYWTDADFLVFNTYLWWRRPVMNVLAEEWGEANGNNCYNETDMITEEGYWGQDSDLKMMHVVENVVDDLKARGLNVEMLNITQLSEYRKEGHPSIYRKQWYPLTKEQIANPKSYADCIHWCLPGVPDVWNELLYAYIFHQ; this comes from the exons atgaaaatggCAAAGACACACCAAATAGTGGTTGAAGGGAGTTTATGGGGAATCAGAAACACCTTTTATTCTTCTCTGGTCATCTTAGCCGCCCTTATAGTTGCCACTACCATCTATCTTAGAAAGGATAGGGGACACTTGTTTAGAGAAATAAGTGTTCCTAGTGATTCTTCAACATCACAATGTAACTTGTTCTCTGGTAAGTGGGTTTTTGATAATGAATCTTATCCATTATACAAAGAGAAGCAGTGCAGCTTCATGTCAGAAGAAGTGGCTTGTGAGACGTTTGGAAGGAAAGACCTTAGTTACCAGAATTGGAGATGGCAACCTCACCACTGTGATCTTCCAAG GTTCAATGCCACAGCATTGCTTGAAAGACTAAGGAACAAGAGACTTGTGTTTGTGGGGGATTCACTCATCAGAGGCCAATGGGTTTCCATGGTTTGTCTTGTTGACTCTATACTTCCCAAAACCCTCAAATCCATGCATTCCACTGCTAATGCTTCACTCAACATTTTCAGGGCCAAA GAATACAATGCAAGTATTGAGCACTATTGGTCCCCATTACTTGTAGAATCAAACTCAGATGACCCAGTAAACCATAGGGTGGTAGAACGCACAGTGAGAGTGAAGGCAATAGAAAAACATGCGAAGTATTGGACTGATGCAGATTTTCTGGTATTCAACACATATCTGTGGTGGAGAAGGCCAGTCATGAATGTTCT ggCTGAGGAATGGGGAGAAGCTAATGGTAACAATTGTTACAACGAAACAGATATGATTACAGAAGAGGGGTATTGGGGGCAGGATTCTGATCTTAAAATGATGCATGTGGTGGAGAATGTGGTTGATGATTTGAAAGCAAGAGGTTTGAATGTTGAAATGCTTAACATCACACAGCTCTCAGAATACAGGAAAGAAGGACACCCATCTATCTACAGGAAGCAGTGGTATCCTCTAACCAAAGAGCAAATTGCAAACCCAAAAAGTTATGCAGATTGCATACATTGGTGCCTCCCTGGAGTTCCTGATGTGTGGAATGAACTCCTTTATGCCTATATTTTCCATCAATAA